From Apium graveolens cultivar Ventura chromosome 9, ASM990537v1, whole genome shotgun sequence, the proteins below share one genomic window:
- the LOC141685675 gene encoding uncharacterized protein LOC141685675, with the protein MDNGASVDIPFYDIFIRMGYNDSQLTLSDAPIYGFNHVECKVEGAIQLAVTIGEEPREATQMLNFQVVKATSTYNAIMGRIGINAFKAMPSTYHMVLKFPTKNGVGEARGDQKMARSCNVAALRPDGTGGRSSPSNTWMSEKMTNCEESQPRIWSQFLWTP; encoded by the coding sequence ATGGACAATGGAGCTTCTGTGGACATTCCGTTTTATGACATATTCATAAGGATGGGCTATAATGATTCTCAGCTAACTCTGTCCGACGCACCCATCTACGGGTTTAACCATGTGGAATGCAAAGTCGAAGGAGCAATACAACTTGCCGTAACTATCGGGGAAGAGCCCAGGGAGGCCACGCAGATGTTGAACTTTCAGGTTGTCAAGGCAACCTctacttacaatgctatcatgggtagAATAGGGATCAATGCTTTTAAGGCTATGCCCTCAACCTACCACATGGTACTGAAATTCCCAACTAAAAATGGTGTTGGAGAAGCAAGGGGAGATCAGAAGATGGCCCGCAGTTGCAATGTTGCAGCACTTAGGCCCGATGGAACAGGGGGCAGGTCCTCCCCATCGAACacatggatgtccgagaaaatgacgaacTGTGAGGAAAGCCAGCCGAGGATTTGGTCCCAATTCCTTTGGACCCCTTAG
- the LOC141685676 gene encoding uncharacterized protein LOC141685676 has protein sequence MDNGKQFDNTEFREYCNDNSIELHFTSVAHPQANGQAEVANRIILDGLKKGVKCSRNTWVDELLPIVWAYRTTCKVTTEATPFMLAYGAEALVPLEITYGSPRIEDYESETNKEGMRLALDPIDEVRVEASARNTEHQ, from the coding sequence atggataatgggaaacaatttgataatACAGAGTTCAGAGAGTACTGCAACGATAACAGCATAGAACTTCACTTCACCTCGGTTGCACATCCTCAGGCAAACGGGCAAGCGGAagttgctaacagaatcatccttgatggacttaagaagGGGGTTAAATGCTCGAGAAACACTTGGGTGGATGAGTTGCTACCTATAGTATGGGCATATCGTACCACCTGCAAAGTGACAACTGAAGCTACCCCATTCATGTTGGCTTATGGAGCCGAGGCACTAGTGCCCCTTGAAATCACATATGGATCCCCTAGGATCGAAGATTATGAATCGGAAACCAATaaagaaggcatgaggctcgcTCTCGATCCCATTGACGAGGTCAGAGTTGAGGCCAGCGCCCGCAATACAGAGCATCAatga